From the genome of Blautia pseudococcoides, one region includes:
- a CDS encoding response regulator transcription factor: MRIIIVEDEAVTRRWVRKKIEELDINYHVTGEFANGKQALEYCREHEVEVVFTDIRMAVMDGLEFLDELKKERVVQPYKVILSAYDDFHYARQALKTGAHEFILKPEITKEGLKSILEEAKRFLEKSRVPENTADSGSGEAQQKNIILKLIEADCKEKQEILIREMGAYGISLKEKGIVLLSISLSKQEEKYAAAEVAELFMQEEHIDGVCIPMEDGEYLLIYNPGLHMDRDVFAKKLEALLEMNLGAEVYIGSSAGKDGFLHLRDRLRQARTARENRIFFGIPGMQRYETMSVSAAAGDGDLYYAKEMKEILAAVSENDFASAEEKMRGVLLDAGRKTMLPPAYVKALCIELLSSCIQKARTYALTAAEEEKVRNTEMMFSEQFETLDSLRSWMYAGMAGICKICREKCSINQYSLPVRQIIDHVKQNYKQKISLEEVSVLVHLNKSYVSVLFKKETGEKFSDFLLRVRLEESCRLLADTRKSIQEIAGMAGFPDAAYFSRAFKERYGKSPMEYRKRI, from the coding sequence ATGCGGATTATAATTGTGGAAGACGAAGCAGTAACCCGTAGATGGGTGAGGAAAAAAATAGAGGAACTGGATATTAATTATCATGTGACAGGGGAATTTGCTAATGGAAAACAGGCCTTGGAATACTGCAGGGAGCATGAAGTGGAGGTGGTGTTTACTGATATCCGGATGGCAGTTATGGATGGTCTGGAATTTCTGGATGAACTGAAAAAAGAGAGGGTGGTACAGCCTTACAAAGTGATCCTGAGTGCTTATGATGATTTTCATTATGCCAGACAGGCACTGAAGACAGGGGCTCATGAATTTATACTCAAGCCTGAGATCACCAAAGAGGGATTGAAATCTATTCTGGAGGAGGCCAAGCGTTTTCTTGAAAAAAGCAGAGTGCCGGAAAATACTGCGGATTCCGGCTCCGGGGAAGCGCAGCAGAAAAATATAATACTGAAGCTGATAGAAGCTGACTGCAAAGAGAAACAAGAAATTCTTATCCGGGAAATGGGGGCGTACGGCATTTCTCTGAAAGAGAAGGGGATTGTTCTGCTTTCTATATCTCTGTCAAAACAGGAAGAAAAGTATGCGGCAGCGGAAGTTGCAGAACTTTTCATGCAGGAGGAACACATAGACGGTGTCTGCATCCCCATGGAAGACGGGGAGTATCTTCTTATCTATAATCCAGGCCTGCATATGGACCGGGACGTATTCGCAAAAAAGCTGGAGGCGCTTTTAGAGATGAATCTGGGGGCGGAGGTTTATATAGGGAGCAGCGCAGGGAAAGACGGTTTTTTACATCTTAGGGATAGGCTGAGACAGGCCAGGACAGCCAGGGAGAACCGTATCTTTTTCGGAATCCCGGGAATGCAGAGATATGAGACCATGTCGGTGAGCGCCGCTGCCGGGGATGGTGATTTATATTATGCTAAGGAGATGAAAGAGATTCTGGCAGCAGTGTCAGAAAATGATTTTGCAAGCGCTGAGGAGAAGATGAGAGGTGTCCTTCTGGATGCAGGAAGAAAAACCATGCTGCCCCCTGCCTACGTGAAAGCACTGTGCATTGAGCTACTGTCCTCCTGCATCCAGAAGGCCAGGACGTATGCCCTGACAGCAGCGGAAGAGGAGAAAGTCAGAAATACAGAAATGATGTTCAGCGAGCAGTTTGAGACATTAGACAGCCTGAGAAGCTGGATGTATGCCGGGATGGCCGGTATATGCAAAATCTGCAGAGAAAAGTGCAGCATAAACCAGTATTCGCTTCCGGTTCGGCAGATAATAGACCATGTGAAACAGAATTATAAACAGAAGATCTCCCTGGAAGAGGTATCGGTTCTGGTCCATTTAAATAAAAGTTATGTCTCTGTTCTTTTTAAAAAGGAGACGGGAGAGAAGTTCAGTGACTTTCTTCTACGAGTCAGGCTGGAGGAGTCCTGCAGGCTGCTGGCTGACACCAGAAAAAGCATACAGGAGATTGCAGGAATGGCCGGGTTTCCGGATGCGGCATATTTCAGCAGGGCTTTTAAGGAGCGGTATGGAAAGTCTCCTATGGAATACAGAAAGAGAATCTGA
- a CDS encoding radical SAM/SPASM domain-containing protein: MVDTLHLLIKPASGNCNMRCSYCFYADEACSREIQSYGIMELDTAQTLIEKALDYAEKRCTFTFQGGEPTLAGLSYYRAFTEIVKKNNKKKIQTEYNIQTNGYRMGEDWFPFLKENKFLVGISLDGGRDCHDRLRRDAKGEGTFKPVMKTIAALKKHGIEFNILTVVTGYSAGHAQRLYSFFKKQGLYCQQYIECLDPIGEIQGTGTYSLSPEKYGLFLKSLFDCWYQDIKKKAGRPSEEKSVYIRYFENLAAILKGQAPELCSLRGVCGIQWVAEADGSLYPCDFYALDAWRLGNIKNNTFEEMDAKREELGFIRGSRILPKECRECPYLVLCRNGCRRLCRTEKQVDGTYIRGKNYYCEAYKAFFAYALPRLQEIVHIWER, from the coding sequence ATGGTTGATACACTGCACTTACTCATAAAACCTGCATCCGGAAATTGCAATATGAGATGTTCCTACTGCTTTTATGCGGACGAAGCCTGCAGCAGGGAAATTCAATCCTATGGGATCATGGAGTTGGATACTGCGCAGACGCTCATAGAAAAGGCCTTGGACTATGCGGAAAAACGCTGCACCTTTACTTTCCAGGGAGGGGAACCTACCCTTGCAGGGCTATCTTATTACAGGGCATTTACAGAGATTGTCAAAAAAAACAATAAAAAGAAAATACAGACAGAATATAACATCCAGACCAACGGATACAGGATGGGGGAGGATTGGTTTCCTTTTCTGAAGGAAAATAAATTCCTGGTGGGAATCTCCCTGGATGGCGGCAGGGACTGTCACGACCGTCTGCGCAGGGATGCGAAAGGAGAAGGTACCTTTAAACCGGTCATGAAAACCATCGCAGCGCTAAAGAAACATGGAATAGAGTTTAATATCCTCACCGTTGTGACGGGGTATTCTGCCGGACATGCACAGCGGCTGTATAGTTTTTTCAAAAAGCAGGGGCTTTACTGCCAGCAGTATATTGAATGCCTGGACCCCATTGGGGAGATACAGGGAACAGGCACTTACTCCCTGTCTCCTGAGAAATACGGCCTTTTCCTGAAAAGTTTGTTTGACTGCTGGTATCAGGATATAAAAAAGAAAGCAGGGAGGCCGTCAGAGGAGAAAAGTGTTTACATCAGGTATTTTGAAAATCTGGCGGCCATACTGAAGGGGCAGGCACCGGAGCTGTGCAGTCTGCGTGGCGTCTGTGGGATCCAGTGGGTAGCAGAGGCGGACGGCAGCCTGTATCCCTGTGATTTTTATGCCCTGGATGCATGGAGGCTGGGGAATATCAAGAATAATACTTTTGAGGAGATGGATGCAAAAAGAGAAGAGCTGGGATTTATCAGGGGGTCCAGGATACTGCCAAAAGAGTGCAGAGAATGCCCGTATCTGGTACTTTGCAGGAATGGCTGCCGTCGTTTGTGCAGAACGGAAAAACAGGTGGACGGCACGTATATAAGAGGAAAGAATTATTACTGTGAGGCATACAAGGCATTCTTTGCTTATGCCCTGCCTAGACTTCAGGAGATCGTACATATATGGGAAAGATAA
- a CDS encoding HAD family hydrolase encodes MEKKEIHGVVFDMDGLMFDSERIVKYSWDVAGERMGYGKLGDNIFHTLGFNVDKRKRHFKDKYGEDFPFGQFRDEYRKAFWEYEKKNGLPAKKGLHELLDVLAQRGIPMAVATSSSHEYAKNNLKREGITAYFTAVITGSMVSEAKPSPEIYLKACEALKVSPAHALALEDSYNGIRSAHKAGMITIMIPDLLTDSSPVDQLLDGKMESLLAVARWIENC; translated from the coding sequence ATGGAGAAAAAAGAAATCCACGGTGTTGTCTTTGACATGGACGGCCTGATGTTTGACAGTGAGAGGATCGTAAAATACTCCTGGGATGTGGCGGGGGAGCGGATGGGATACGGGAAGCTGGGGGATAATATTTTTCATACCCTTGGTTTTAATGTAGACAAGAGAAAGCGCCACTTTAAAGATAAGTACGGGGAAGATTTCCCCTTCGGACAGTTCCGGGATGAATACAGAAAAGCATTCTGGGAGTATGAGAAGAAGAACGGCCTTCCGGCAAAGAAAGGGCTTCATGAACTTCTGGATGTGCTGGCACAGCGGGGGATTCCCATGGCAGTGGCAACCTCATCAAGCCACGAGTATGCAAAGAACAATCTGAAACGGGAAGGGATAACCGCATATTTTACGGCTGTCATCACAGGGAGTATGGTTTCCGAGGCAAAACCATCTCCTGAGATTTACCTGAAAGCCTGTGAAGCGCTGAAGGTCAGCCCAGCCCATGCCCTTGCCCTTGAGGACTCTTACAACGGCATACGTTCGGCCCACAAAGCAGGTATGATAACCATAATGATACCCGACCTGCTCACGGATTCCTCACCGGTGGACCAACTGCTGGACGGCAAAATGGAATCCCTGCTTGCCGTTGCCAGGTGGATTGAAAATTGCTGA
- a CDS encoding ABC transporter substrate-binding protein — protein sequence MKRRTALLCAVLMGTTAVLGMAGCGSKGTEELVKKEEQTTSDTGRSSGEKTKLVFLRGGTEPERKAYWEKMIAGFEEENPDIQFEYQECPYGDDFETKLNTGFASGTAPDIINFTMASMGTRVPLGQYAALDEYVDNWEGRDDFMENALKLGSINDKTYGIAVFPDPRMLAYNKELFEEAGLDPDTPPATWEEMLEDHKKLIKKDDSGNVVQSGFAMPTSGTSMQHYMSIFIEENGVKNLVDEDNDEILCNTDKAVEAVEFMKEVADAGVIPFDCSNSEQDPFGMGTAAMGIVTDQTFKQLNDGALKGKIALASPLKNTQQATFCGMSFLFMSGETRHKEEVWKFIEYVSSPESMWTRYEDLGTTPIRESLKDKFIEQDPETNQVIYDSINCGTGSPKVPYANSVYNIINEAMEKVMYDVESPKAAMDAAADKIQEEIDNQ from the coding sequence ATGAAGAGAAGAACAGCACTGCTGTGCGCGGTACTAATGGGAACAACTGCAGTCCTGGGCATGGCAGGATGCGGCAGCAAAGGGACAGAGGAGCTGGTGAAAAAAGAGGAGCAGACAACTTCTGATACCGGGAGATCATCAGGGGAGAAAACAAAACTGGTCTTTTTAAGAGGCGGGACAGAACCTGAGCGTAAAGCCTACTGGGAAAAGATGATCGCCGGTTTTGAAGAGGAGAACCCGGATATTCAGTTTGAGTATCAGGAATGTCCTTACGGAGATGACTTTGAGACGAAACTGAATACAGGATTTGCTTCCGGCACTGCCCCGGATATCATTAATTTCACCATGGCGTCTATGGGGACCAGGGTGCCCCTGGGACAGTATGCGGCACTGGATGAATATGTGGACAATTGGGAAGGCAGAGATGATTTTATGGAAAATGCCCTGAAGCTGGGCAGCATCAATGATAAGACATACGGAATCGCTGTATTTCCGGATCCCAGAATGCTGGCGTACAACAAGGAACTATTTGAGGAGGCAGGGCTTGACCCGGATACACCGCCTGCAACCTGGGAGGAAATGCTGGAAGACCACAAAAAACTGATTAAAAAAGATGACAGCGGCAATGTGGTACAGTCCGGGTTCGCCATGCCCACTTCCGGAACTTCCATGCAGCATTATATGTCTATCTTCATAGAGGAGAACGGTGTGAAGAACCTGGTGGATGAGGATAATGACGAAATCCTCTGCAACACAGACAAAGCGGTTGAAGCGGTAGAGTTCATGAAAGAGGTTGCGGATGCCGGAGTCATTCCCTTTGACTGTTCCAATTCCGAGCAGGACCCTTTCGGTATGGGAACCGCAGCTATGGGCATTGTGACGGATCAGACGTTTAAGCAGTTAAATGATGGCGCCCTGAAAGGAAAGATTGCGCTTGCCAGTCCGCTGAAAAACACACAGCAGGCAACCTTCTGCGGCATGAGCTTTCTGTTTATGAGCGGTGAGACACGGCATAAAGAGGAAGTATGGAAGTTTATTGAATATGTATCCAGCCCTGAGAGCATGTGGACGAGATATGAGGATCTGGGAACCACGCCGATCAGGGAATCCCTGAAAGATAAGTTTATTGAGCAGGACCCTGAGACAAATCAGGTCATCTATGATTCTATTAACTGCGGAACCGGGTCGCCGAAAGTGCCCTATGCCAATTCCGTTTACAATATTATCAATGAAGCTATGGAAAAAGTAATGTATGATGTGGAAAGTCCAAAGGCAGCCATGGATGCGGCAGCGGATAAGATACAGGAAGAAATAGACAATCAGTAA
- a CDS encoding Gfo/Idh/MocA family protein has translation MLRIGIAGLGVISASHLEAIGRLKEKAVIAAVCDIDTIKRGKVPGAVFYTDLETMLKCERLDCLHVCLPHHLHVPAGRLAARYGVHVFMEKPAGLDGEDVESLIEDQESQKIKIGVCLQNRCNETTKKMREILSSGKYGRLRGCKAIVTWDRTRDYYTKDPWRGKRSESGGGVMLSQAIHTLDLLELFCGNPVWVKGLAGNLLLEDIEVEDTACAHIAFEDHVSAVFYGTVTHCSNSSIELEIIMEDAVFCIKNNRLIRLKNHHETVLAYDNILPGGKDYYGYSHYNAIREFYEELEGRNGSHTRLQEAKKVNVLIDKIMESAKSGKKVYF, from the coding sequence ATGCTGAGGATCGGAATTGCGGGGCTGGGGGTCATATCAGCCAGCCATCTGGAGGCCATCGGAAGGCTGAAAGAGAAGGCAGTGATAGCCGCTGTCTGCGATATTGATACGATAAAGCGGGGAAAGGTGCCGGGAGCCGTGTTCTACACAGATTTGGAGACTATGTTGAAATGTGAGCGTCTGGACTGCCTCCATGTATGCCTTCCGCATCATCTCCATGTGCCTGCCGGGAGACTGGCTGCCCGCTATGGTGTCCATGTGTTCATGGAGAAGCCGGCGGGACTTGACGGGGAGGATGTGGAAAGCCTTATAGAAGACCAGGAATCCCAAAAGATCAAAATAGGCGTCTGCCTGCAGAACCGCTGTAACGAGACTACCAAAAAGATGCGGGAAATCCTAAGCAGCGGCAAATATGGGAGGCTGAGAGGCTGCAAGGCCATTGTCACCTGGGACCGCACCAGGGATTACTATACCAAAGACCCGTGGAGAGGAAAACGATCCGAGTCCGGCGGCGGCGTCATGCTGAGTCAGGCCATACATACATTGGACCTGCTGGAGTTGTTCTGCGGGAATCCAGTGTGGGTAAAAGGATTGGCGGGAAATCTGCTGCTGGAGGACATAGAAGTGGAGGATACCGCCTGCGCCCATATAGCATTTGAGGACCATGTAAGTGCTGTCTTTTATGGCACGGTGACCCATTGCAGCAATTCCAGCATTGAACTGGAAATCATTATGGAGGACGCTGTTTTCTGCATAAAGAACAACAGGCTCATCCGCCTGAAGAACCACCATGAGACTGTGCTGGCGTATGACAATATCCTGCCGGGAGGAAAAGATTATTACGGTTACAGCCATTACAATGCGATTCGTGAGTTCTATGAAGAACTGGAAGGCAGAAACGGCTCCCATACCAGGCTTCAGGAGGCTAAAAAAGTAAATGTGCTGATAGATAAGATCATGGAATCCGCAAAAAGCGGGAAGAAAGTCTATTTTTGA
- a CDS encoding cache domain-containing sensor histidine kinase gives MGKIKKKLQSLGLGRKILLSNLVLFVVPCLILMLLLFNLVQTGANERLNSSKMVILNQIDQNMEDMFQDIISYTNYFYCNRELNRLISLRDFPAPYDEIVTQKHIRSYFRESRIIYSNMDYNMRLLCDNGKNYSTEDDGSENLVYPRLEQLMQEDWYQQLGENTSSIKYIPAYVSEEFQKTEDGSAMRAVRLTKNLNSGRVLGIMEVNIQQKQMKDIFQGGLEKESQQVFLMDGTGRILCSTEDSLTQQRVEEKGYLSKLTGYDHGYFSAGMNGQPAQVSFVTNETTGWKLVMYEEEKGAVWAGNRIFVMILLVAAVYVLLAVFMSVYNSRYISGPLQKLKADMKNVYRGDLTVRTPVETTDEFGQLSLQFNQMLERIEELIVRLEQEEEEKRSLEMQALQAQINPHFLYNTLASIRFLVEMDMGDRADQSLLALVKLLRRTYSDKRELIPVAEEMESLKNYLVLMENRYQDTFVWNLEVSAEAGDCLIPRISVQPLVENAIAHGFCQKEDTGHILIEARAEGGILLVRVEDDGIGGNLEYIREVLAGKEETHTKEQFSGIGIRNVQKRLQIIYGEEYGISAEHTSGGGMRFDIRIPHKAVQKGVRTTGQEEMRDIRCGL, from the coding sequence ATGGGAAAGATAAAAAAGAAATTACAGAGCCTGGGCCTGGGACGGAAGATTCTTCTATCCAATCTGGTGTTATTTGTGGTGCCGTGTTTGATCCTCATGCTGCTGCTTTTTAACCTTGTGCAGACAGGCGCCAATGAGAGGCTGAACAGCTCTAAGATGGTGATCCTGAATCAGATAGACCAGAACATGGAGGACATGTTCCAGGACATTATATCATATACAAATTATTTTTACTGCAACCGGGAACTGAACCGGCTGATCTCCCTGAGGGATTTTCCGGCTCCTTATGATGAAATCGTGACACAGAAGCACATCCGCAGCTATTTCAGGGAGAGCCGGATTATCTACAGTAATATGGACTACAATATGCGCCTTCTCTGCGACAACGGAAAAAATTATTCCACAGAGGATGACGGAAGTGAAAACCTAGTTTATCCCAGGCTTGAGCAGCTTATGCAGGAGGATTGGTACCAACAACTGGGGGAGAATACCAGCAGCATCAAATACATTCCCGCATATGTGAGTGAGGAATTCCAGAAGACAGAGGACGGCAGCGCCATGCGGGCTGTGCGCCTTACTAAGAATCTGAACAGCGGCAGAGTGCTTGGGATCATGGAGGTCAATATACAGCAGAAGCAGATGAAAGACATCTTCCAGGGTGGTTTGGAAAAAGAAAGCCAGCAGGTTTTTCTGATGGACGGCACAGGGCGGATCCTCTGCAGTACAGAGGACAGCCTCACGCAGCAGAGGGTGGAGGAGAAGGGGTATCTGAGCAAACTGACAGGATATGACCACGGATATTTTTCCGCTGGGATGAACGGCCAGCCGGCTCAGGTTTCTTTTGTCACAAACGAGACAACAGGCTGGAAACTGGTGATGTATGAGGAGGAAAAAGGAGCGGTATGGGCCGGAAACCGTATTTTTGTCATGATTCTCCTGGTGGCTGCTGTGTATGTCCTGCTGGCTGTGTTTATGTCTGTATACAATTCCAGATATATCAGCGGTCCGCTGCAAAAGCTGAAGGCAGACATGAAAAATGTATACAGAGGGGACCTGACTGTGCGCACTCCGGTGGAGACAACCGATGAATTCGGTCAGCTGAGCCTGCAGTTTAATCAGATGCTGGAACGGATAGAAGAGTTGATCGTTAGGCTGGAACAGGAGGAGGAGGAGAAGCGGAGCCTGGAAATGCAGGCTTTGCAGGCGCAGATAAATCCCCATTTTTTGTATAATACCCTGGCATCCATCCGCTTTCTGGTAGAAATGGATATGGGGGACCGGGCAGACCAGTCCCTTCTGGCGCTGGTGAAACTGCTCAGAAGAACCTATTCTGACAAAAGAGAGCTGATTCCTGTCGCAGAGGAGATGGAATCCCTGAAAAATTACCTGGTCCTTATGGAAAACAGATATCAGGATACCTTTGTGTGGAACCTGGAGGTGTCCGCTGAGGCAGGAGACTGCCTGATTCCCAGGATATCCGTTCAGCCCCTTGTGGAAAATGCCATTGCCCACGGTTTTTGCCAAAAAGAGGATACAGGCCATATCCTGATCGAGGCCAGGGCAGAGGGAGGGATTCTTTTGGTCCGCGTGGAGGATGACGGAATCGGGGGCAATCTGGAATATATCCGTGAGGTTTTGGCAGGAAAGGAGGAAACACACACAAAAGAACAGTTCAGCGGAATCGGAATCCGAAATGTACAGAAACGCCTGCAGATCATTTATGGTGAGGAATACGGAATTTCAGCGGAGCACACTTCTGGAGGCGGAATGCGTTTTGACATCAGGATTCCCCACAAGGCTGTGCAGAAAGGTGTAAGGACTACAGGGCAGGAGGAGATGAGAGACATAAGATGCGGATTATAA
- a CDS encoding diaminopimelate decarboxylase, whose product MEKKTFVTKEQLDEIVKKYPTPFHLYDEKGIRENVKAVKEAFSWNEGFKEYFAVKANPNPFLVDILREYGCGCDCSSYTELMLSEAMGCTGDDIMFSSNDTPAKDYVYASKLGAAINLDDFTHIDFLEKTLGAIPKRISCRYNPGGVFEMGNGIMDNPGDAKYGMTTAQIFEAFRVLKEKGAEEFGIHAFLASNTVTNEYYPVLAKELFKLAVKLEQETGADIKFINLSGGVGIPYTPDMKANDIRVIGAGVKEVYEEVLVPAGMGDVAIYSEMGRFMMGPYGCLVTKAIHEKHTHKEYIGVDACAVDLMRPAMYGAYHHITVMGKEDKPSDHKYDIAGSLCENNDKFAVDRMLPEIEKGDLLVIHDTGAHGYAMGYNYNGKLKSAEILLKEDGSTQLIRRAETPKDYFATLDCFDIYSKLDQ is encoded by the coding sequence ATGGAGAAAAAAACATTTGTCACAAAAGAACAGTTGGATGAAATTGTAAAAAAATACCCGACGCCCTTTCACCTGTATGACGAGAAAGGGATCCGGGAGAACGTGAAGGCTGTGAAAGAGGCATTTTCCTGGAATGAAGGGTTTAAGGAATATTTTGCAGTGAAGGCAAATCCCAATCCGTTCCTGGTGGATATTTTAAGAGAATACGGCTGCGGCTGTGACTGCTCCTCCTACACAGAGTTGATGCTGTCCGAAGCCATGGGCTGCACAGGGGATGACATTATGTTCTCCTCCAATGACACGCCGGCAAAGGATTATGTGTATGCCAGCAAACTGGGAGCTGCCATTAATCTGGATGATTTCACACATATTGATTTCCTGGAAAAGACCTTGGGCGCTATCCCGAAACGCATTAGCTGCCGCTATAATCCGGGCGGTGTGTTTGAGATGGGAAACGGCATCATGGACAATCCCGGAGATGCAAAATACGGAATGACCACAGCGCAGATCTTTGAAGCCTTCCGCGTCCTGAAGGAAAAAGGCGCGGAGGAATTTGGGATCCATGCATTTCTGGCCAGCAATACGGTGACAAATGAGTATTACCCGGTGCTGGCAAAAGAGCTTTTCAAGCTTGCAGTAAAGCTGGAACAGGAGACCGGGGCAGATATTAAATTCATCAACCTGTCCGGAGGCGTGGGAATTCCCTATACTCCTGATATGAAGGCCAATGATATCCGCGTGATCGGAGCAGGCGTGAAAGAAGTATATGAGGAAGTATTGGTGCCTGCAGGTATGGGAGATGTGGCGATCTATTCAGAGATGGGACGCTTTATGATGGGCCCGTACGGCTGTCTGGTAACCAAAGCCATTCATGAAAAACATACTCATAAGGAGTATATCGGTGTGGATGCCTGCGCAGTGGATTTGATGCGCCCTGCTATGTACGGTGCATATCACCATATCACCGTCATGGGAAAAGAGGACAAACCCAGTGATCACAAATACGATATTGCAGGTTCCCTGTGCGAGAATAATGACAAATTTGCAGTTGACCGCATGCTGCCTGAAATCGAAAAAGGTGACTTGCTGGTTATCCATGACACAGGTGCACACGGCTATGCCATGGGATATAATTATAATGGAAAACTAAAATCCGCGGAGATCCTTCTGAAAGAAGACGGCAGCACACAACTTATCCGCCGCGCGGAGACGCCGAAAGATTACTTTGCCACCCTGGATTGTTTTGATATTTACAGCAAACTGGATCAATAA